The Kogia breviceps isolate mKogBre1 chromosome 2, mKogBre1 haplotype 1, whole genome shotgun sequence genome segment GGACCGAGCTGGTGGCGGGTGGAGGAGGTGGCGGGTGTGTCTCAGGAAGCTGCTTCCCTGGCGCTGGAGGGGCTGGGGTGACCCTCCCAGCACGACAGGCCACGGAAGGGCAGGGTGGTCACCCGGGGGCTTCACGCTGTCTTCCAGGAAGGAGCTGACTGCAGAGGCCCGCGAGCTGAAGGGCGAGCTCTACTGCCTGCCCTGCCATGACAAGATGGGTGTCCCCATCTGTGGGGCCTGCCGCCGGCCCATCGAGGGCCGTGTGGTCAACGCACTGGGCAAGCAGTGGCACGTGGAGGTGAGCGAGGCCAGCCCAGACAGCAGGTGGGCGCCCCGGCTCCCGTCCCCAGCCAGCCTGGCCCTGAAGCCCCTCCACactccctccagcccccagcctaTGTGGCCGGCTCCCAGCGGGGACCTTCCTTGTGGATGCTACCCCTCCTCACCCCTGGTCTGGGATAGGTCTGTCCACGGGACCCAGGAGACTTGAGCCCACAGGCCATGGCCGGGCAGgcacaccccctccctccctccccatcccggCCTTCTAGAGGATTCCAAATTCATGAGAACACCTTGGGGACACTGGGCCGGGGTGCCCTCTGGGATTGCAGTTGACGGAAGTGGCTGCGTGTCCGGCCCACCTGCAGGCGAGGTGCTCAGGTGTGTCCGACTGGCTGTCCGGGAACGCTCACCCCTGCGCGGGGGGCTCTGATGGCCTTAGGGACACCACCTGGCAGGGAGGTGTGCAAGCCCGTGACCGGGCCAGCTCTGTgtcccacagtctctgccctggGCGGCCTCTTTGCGAGGGTCCTGGCGCAGGCCCCGGCCCCCCAGGGGAGGCTGAATCCTCACACTCCACAGCCTCCACGGGCGGAAGGTGTGCCCCGTGACTCTGGGCCTGTAGAGGTGTGCTCCAGAGGCAGACGGTGCAGCCCTCCACGGCCCGGGCACCTCGCCAGCCCCACCACGGGGGCTGAGGGCGCCCCATGGGCCCGGGGAGGATGCAGCACCACCGGGCATCAGGGAAGGAGAGGGGTCTGCTGACCAGGAGCAGTCCATGGAGGTGTCAGCCCAGCAAGCCCCCCCGGCCCCAGCCTCCGCTTCCTGGCTGTGTGCTGGGAGGTCGCTCCAGGCCTGACGCTGCCCTCCCTGCACCGCCCCCAGCACTTTGTCTGTGCCAAGTGTGAGAAGCCGTTCCTGGGTCACCGGCACTATGAGAAGAAGGGCCTGGCCTACTGTGAGACCCACTACAACCAGGTAGGGCCCGGGATGGGGAGGCGGGAGCCGGCGGGGCGCGGGCTGGGGAGGCGGCTGTGTGAGTGGCAGGAGAGGACACGGGGCAGCCCCCGGGGGCCCTGCTGTGGGTGCTGAGGCCAGGCCCGGGAGCTCAGGGTCTGGGGACCAGGGcagccctctgggcctcagtgtccccgtTTGAGAAGCGTGCCTCATGGCCCAGGCCTCCCCTGGGCACTGAATGAGATGGCAGCGTGAAGTCCTGGGCTCTTGGGGTGACGTGTACCGCCATCTCCTCCCCCTGCCAGGCCTGGCAAAGCTGCCCAGCTGTTCTGGCACAGAGGACAGGGTTACTGCCTCGCCCACACTTCTCAGGACACTGCGGGAGCAAAGGGGCCTTAGGGGGAGCAATGCCTCCACCGGCTGTCTTTCCCAGGGGGTAGTTCTGATGGGCCCTCAGGCCTGAGGCTGTGCCCTGGCAGGAGGCCCAGGTGGCTGATGAGAGCTGCCctttgggggggtgggtgggggccacatccctggccctgggctgggggcacGAATGCCTGCAGCGTGTTTCACACCCGCTCTGTCCACAGCTCTTTGGTGATGTCTGCTACACCTGCAGCCACGTGATCGAGGGCGATGGTAAGGCCCCCCTGTCCCTGTGCCCCCTTCCCGCCCCGGGCCCCGTTCCCCCGTGCTCTCTGGGCTGCGGGTCCTGCAGCTGCGCGCCCAGCTGGTCCTCCGTGTGCACAGCTGGGCCTGTGGCTGGCCTGGGGGCGCCGCTAAGTCCCCGCCTGCCCCTCACAGTGGTGTCGGCCCTCAACAAGGCCTGGTGTGTGCACTGCTTCTCCTGTTCCACCTGCAATAGCCGGCTCACCCTGAAGTAAGTGGCGTGGGCGCCCGGGGCTTGGGggccgaggggggcggggacCTGCAGGGCGCTGCCCTCCCTCGTCCTGGAGCCCGTCTGGGGCTCGCATTGGAGTCGGCTCGCCACGGGCTCTTATCCTCATGGGACCTTCCCTGATCGCCCAGTGTCATCAGGCCCTGGGGATGCAGTGGGGGCAgggccagccccagccctgagGAGGCAGGcccagggaccccccccccccggggcacaGTGGGAGGAAGAGTCACAGGACCCTGCAGCACTCGGAAGGGCGCTGgcctctggggagggaaggacaCTCCGGCTCAGGGAGCAGCTCAGAGCCAAAGGAGCCAGACCCCACCTAGGAGGCCGAGAGGGGCAAGGACAGCTGGAGTGGCAAGGCGAGGTGAGGTGCGGCCCGGCTTCTGAGGACAAGAGGGAAGGTTCTGGAGTTTCAGCATTCAAGAGAAGTCTCTAGGCAGAAAGGGAGGCCTGGAGGGCCATCTCCTCGTTTCCCGTGGCGTCCGGCCGGAAGGTCCCCCAGACCTGGCCGGCTGGCGGGGGGACAGGCTGGGGTAGGGGGAGGTGGTGGGCCCTGGGCCGCGGGTCTGAGGAGAGCCCGGCTCTCCTGGCTGCTGCCGCTCCTCCGCAGGAACAAGTTCGTGGAGTTCGACATGAAGCCCGTGTGTAAGAGGTGCTACGAGAAGTTCCCGCTGGAGCTGAAGAAGCGGCTGAAGAAGCTGTCGGAGCTGGCAGCCCGCAGGGCGCAGCCGAAGTCCGCGGGCCTCCAGCCCgcctgagaggcccgcgcgccacCCACCCATCGTCCTCCTGCTCCCCGCGGCTTTGCCGCCCGAACCTGTGGCTTCTCCCTGCCCGTCTCTCTGCTCAGCGTCCCCCCACCAAGGCGTCccgtccctcccctccctccttccacgaGGCCAGAGGCCACGGGGCAGGGCAGGCCTGTGACAGCTCCTTGTCCACTGCTTCAGCCCGAGGTCTTCAAGGGACAGAAGCAGGTAGGGCCAGGGTCACCTGGGCTGGCCTGTCCTGAGCTGTCCCATCCCCACAGGAGGCCTCGTGGCTCACATTCTGTGGCAGCTTGGCTAGCCTCCACCCCCCGTGGCACGGGTGTAGCCCACAGCCAGGCGGCCACCCGGACCCCAGGGCCACGTGGGTGGGCACACCCAGGGAACCACACTGCAGTCCCCCGACCACGCACGCGCTCAGCCAAGCAGGAGCCTCGTGCTCAGGCCAGGCCGGCAAGTCCTGCTTCTTCAGCTCACACAGCAGCAGGAGGGCCCCCGCTCACCCTGCCACCAGGGCCCACACTGGCTCCCCGGTGCAGCCTGGGGCCAGGAGGTGGTGGGCTCTGTTGGGTGGCTCGTTCCTGCCCTCCGGGGAGGACAGTGTGGGACCCTGGTGTTGGGACTCACACTCGCACAACGAATGAAGGCTTCTCTACGCTACCCCAGGGCTTGTGTGGTTTGTGACGTTGCGGTGGACACGCTGCCGCAGGGTTAGGGAGACAGACGCCAGACCACACAGGCGTCCCAGGGCCAGGCTGCCGACAGAGACCCTCAGTCCTTGACCACCACCAGACCCGCCTGGCGGCAGCCCGTGTCCAATGCCGGgcgggggaaggaggaaaggtgtgcAGAGGGGCCCTTAGAAAGCATCTCCGCGGTCTGAGgagcaggaagggaaggagagagggagtggaaggaaagggaggagggagacacGAAGGAAGTCACTCCCTGAGAACGGGGCTGTCCTCCGCTGGGGCTGGACGGGCTGCAGTGCCTTTTGCTTTCTCTGGAAGGAGCCCTTTGCTGGACTTCCTGCCCACCCGAGCCCCAACCTGACCCTTGCCTCTCGCCGACACGCTCCCCACTGCTCCGCGGAACTTTTATTGAACATTCCTGGGGGGGTCCTCCCCGCCATCCATCCGTCAGCCTGGAGGCCTGCCAGTCCCGGCCCTCCGAGTCAGTACCCGGGGGAGGGGCCCTGGGGTGCCACAGGGTGGTGGTGCTGGGGGTTCTGGGGAGAGGGTGACTTGAAAGGCCCCCACCAGAGGGCAGCCCTTGGGCCCAGAGAAGGGCCCTCGGGAAGTGCCACCAGGACCCCCCGATTGCAGAGGGTAGCTGAATGGGCAAGAGGGCCCTGCTGCTAGGGATGGGCCGGGACTGAGGTCTGGGGGCCCCGCTGCTTGTTCACGGTGCTCAGCAGCTGCTGCACGTACGAGGTCAGCAGGTCATCCATCTTGTAGCCCTGGACGGGGGGAGGGTGGGGTTGGAGTCTGAGGGGTACAGCTAAGCAGGGCTTGGGCCAGTGCTTGCGGGGCCCAGCCTCTGCCTCAGTAACACACCGGGCAGGGCATGAGGAGAGAAACAGGGCTCCTGCGGCCGGGCCCCGagtccccttccctccctgggaCCACAGGCCCCCCTGCTAGGCCTTGTTGCCCCTTGGGTGACACGCCCAGCCCTTCCTGAGCTGCACCTCCTTCCTCTGCCGGCCCAGCCTGCCCCACCCACTGCAGGCATGGGGGCCATGTCCTCCCAGGGAGCAACTCGCCCAGTGGCCAGGGGGGTTGGGTCAGGGTCGGGGACACCCAGGGTCCGGAGCCTCTGGGTCCTTTGTGTCTGGGATGGGAGAGGCCCCTAGGCCTCGGGCTCACCAGAGAGGTCTCACACAGCAGGCGGCTGCCGCGGCCCAGGCTCCCCAGCACCACATGGAAGTAAGTGCTGCCACTGCCCCAGCTGGCAATCTTGGTGAAGGGGTAGGCGGTGAGTGGGTCCTGGGGGCACAGCGGGCGGTGGGTAGGAGCCAACCAAAGCCCAGACGGCCCGGGGGCCCTGAGTCTGAGCTGCTGCCCGGGGTCCTCCAGAGCCCACGGGGCCACGTGCGGGAGGCCAGGAGGGCAGCCCCACCTGCGCAGGGGCCCCAGGACCCTGGTGCAGTCCCCGGGGTCCTGCTACTACCTTGGTCTTGGGGTGGATGAGCAGAACCCCGTGCCGGTTGATGGCGATGAGGATGATGTCCGGGTAGGAAGGCTCCGAGGtttgctggggagggaggggggtcaCAGTGATCACAGCCCAGCCTGGGAGGCCAGACGGCCCCTCCCCGAGACACGCGCgcatacacacacgtgcacacctGCTCCCCCAGACCTGGCCGCTGGCCCTGCCTGTGGCGTGTCTGGGGGAGAAGCTTAGGCTGCTGGGGCCAGAGCCGGGTGGGGCCTGCGTGGCCAGGATGGCCGGGCCTGGGGCGCGGCCTACCTTCACCTCGAAGAAGGCAGACCCGAAGGTGGGCCACCGGCAGATCCACTTCAGGAAGGCCACCTTGGCCTCCTCCACTG includes the following:
- the LIMS2 gene encoding LIM and senescent cell antigen-like-containing domain protein 2 isoform X5; its protein translation is MSNALANAVCQRCQARFAPAERIVNSNGELYHERCFVCAQCFRPFPEGLFYELEGRKYCEHDFQMLFAPCCRTCGEFIIGRVIKAMNNNWHPGCFRCELCDVELADLGFVKNAGRHLCRPCHNREKAKGLGKYICQRCHLVIDEQPLMFRNDAYHPDHFSCTHCGKELTAEARELKGELYCLPCHDKMGVPICGACRRPIEGRVVNALGKQWHVEHFVCAKCEKPFLGHRHYEKKGLAYCETHYNQLFGDVCYTCSHVIEGDVVSALNKAWCVHCFSCSTCNSRLTLKNKFVEFDMKPVCKRCYEKFPLELKKRLKKLSELAARRAQPKSAGLQPA
- the LIMS2 gene encoding LIM and senescent cell antigen-like-containing domain protein 2 isoform X4; this translates as MTGSNMSNALANAVCQRCQARFAPAERIVNSNGELYHERCFVCAQCFRPFPEGLFYELEGRKYCEHDFQMLFAPCCRTCGEFIIGRVIKAMNNNWHPGCFRCELCDVELADLGFVKNAGRHLCRPCHNREKAKGLGKYICQRCHLVIDEQPLMFRNDAYHPDHFSCTHCGKELTAEARELKGELYCLPCHDKMGVPICGACRRPIEGRVVNALGKQWHVEHFVCAKCEKPFLGHRHYEKKGLAYCETHYNQLFGDVCYTCSHVIEGDVVSALNKAWCVHCFSCSTCNSRLTLKNKFVEFDMKPVCKRCYEKFPLELKKRLKKLSELAARRAQPKSAGLQPA
- the LIMS2 gene encoding LIM and senescent cell antigen-like-containing domain protein 2 isoform X6 encodes the protein MTVPSLSSVCWSRLQLEGRKYCEHDFQMLFAPCCRTCGEFIIGRVIKAMNNNWHPGCFRCELCDVELADLGFVKNAGRHLCRPCHNREKAKGLGKYICQRCHLVIDEQPLMFRNDAYHPDHFSCTHCGKELTAEARELKGELYCLPCHDKMGVPICGACRRPIEGRVVNALGKQWHVEHFVCAKCEKPFLGHRHYEKKGLAYCETHYNQLFGDVCYTCSHVIEGDVVSALNKAWCVHCFSCSTCNSRLTLKNKFVEFDMKPVCKRCYEKFPLELKKRLKKLSELAARRAQPKSAGLQPA